In Natrinema amylolyticum, the DNA window AACCACCGCGGGTCCCACGCTGCTTCGGGCGTGACGACGCGCAGGATATACGTACCGAGACCGAGCGCGAGGAGGCCGAAGGCACCGAACAGCGACGTGTGGGCGTGGGCGACGGTCAGGTAGGTCCCGTGTTCGTAGTAGTTGATGACCGGCAGGTTGATGAAGAACCCGAGGACGCCGCCGCCGACGAAGTTCCAGACGCTGCTGCCGAGGATGAACAGGAGCGGCAGCGCGTAGGGGAAGGATTCGCCCTGCGCTCTCAGCGACCGGTACTCGCCGAGGCTGCGATAGAGCACGAACACCAGCGGGACGAACTCGAGCGTCGAGAACGTCGTCCCGAGCGGGACCCAGAAGTCGGGGAGGCCGACCCACCAGTAGTGGTGGGAGACGCCGACGATCCCCGCCGCCATGATCGCGAACACTTCGAAGAGGATCGCCGTTTCGGCGTCGCCTTTCTCGAGGAGGTCCATCGAGACCATCGCGGCGGAGATGACGGCGGTGACGAAGAACTCGAAGACGCCTTCGACCCACATGTGGACGACCCACCAGCGCCAGAACTCCGTGACCGCCATATTCGTCTCGGGCGTGTAGAGCATGCTCGCGGCGAACATGAGCGCGATCGAGCCGCCCGCATAGGTCATGAAGTGACCCAGCCCGGTCGCCGGTTCGTCGAGTTGGCGGACGCCCCGCAGCACCAGCCACGTCCAGCCGGCGAAGCCGCCGAGCAGTCCCAACTTCCAGACGCGGCCGACCTCGAGGTACTCGAGGCCCTCGGAGCCGAGCCACCACCAGCGCTCGCCGTCCTCGGGCGAGCCGAACGCGCCGCGCGTGCCGAGCCAGACGCCCGCGAACGCGCCGAGCGTCGCGAGGACGAGCACGCCGAGCAGTGCGGTCGCGCCCGCGGCCTGCCGGGGCGGGTCGCGGTCGCTGAACAGTCCCGGGAGGAAGAGGCCGCCACCGAGCCACAGCGTCGTGATCCAGAGGATGCCGAGGTTGACGTGCCAGGCGCGGCCGACCGAGAACGGGAGCAGCGAGACGACATCGATTCCGAGGACTTCCTCGATGCCGTAGAAGCCGGTGCGCTCGACGTAGTAGTGGGCTAACAGCGCGCCGACGAGCGTCTGCGCGACGAACAGCGCTCCGGCGACGGGGACGTACCACGCCGCGGCGTACTGCGTCGGCGTGATCGAGACCGCGTCGGGGGTGGGCACGTCGACGACGTCGGTCGTCGGCTCGGCGAAATCGAACGCGTGGTAGGCCCAGACGCCGACCCCGCCGCCGGCGATGAGCAATACGACGCTGATCGTGCTCCAGACCAGCACCTGCCCAGTGGGCCGGTTTCCGGTCCCCGGCACGTACGGCCAGTCGTTCGTATAGGAGTGATCCGAGCCGGGCCGGTCGGTGTGGGCCAGCCACGCCGTCCAGCACGCGAAGTCGGCGATCCGCTCGGCGTGGTCGGCCGAGCCGACGAACTCCGACGGAATCCCGCGCTCGGGCGAGCCGCGGTAGTATCGGTCGACGTACCGTTCTCGAATCCGCCGGTGCGCATAGGCCTCCGCCGCCGAGTACCGCGCGACCGGTCCCGCCGGCGCGTCCGCGTCGAGTTCCCGTTCGACGCGGTCCGCGACCGCCGCCCGCTCGTCGTCGTCGAGCGCCTCGAACGAGTCCTCGCCTCGCTGCCGGGCGTAGTACTCGCGCATGAACTCGGCTTTGAGCTCCAGCGCGTCCGCGGTGAGATCGACCCCGAAGTACGAGCCGTTGCCCAGAATCGAGCCCAGGTTCATCAGCCCGTTGGCCTGAAACAGCTTCTTGCCGAGTCGCACGTGGTCGTTCGTGACGACCACGTCCCCGTCCGGACCGCGAATCTCGTCGGGGATCGGCGGTGCGCGCTCGCGGGACAGCCACGCACCGACCCCCATCGCGATGAGATTG includes these proteins:
- a CDS encoding nitric-oxide reductase large subunit codes for the protein MGIRNVLSDGDPSSGTDRRPIEYVTDRLETGAETVSDLSRSVRRTAGERVVDAISRRGDERRTGPGTGTWNERRDRLVERAVTELSDRLLDHPLEERREGTELEPEIEESLDRALESFVRRYELDESRLDDDALTGIRDRLAAETSADARESLEDALDEAYERFCAELDVETDRSLDRVLSDVCRRDAVRVGHALERVLTEEVPELVDERSVDATVAGERSGRARAQSPGPAESRTGSSTGQPAAASTGRSAAAIALAAAILRSATAAGDRSLVELLPISASTPSDGGSGNAALGWLLLDSLSSLVLETGGGDGGVDLDALRSGSRGSRALVALFVANLIAMGVGAWLSRERAPPIPDEIRGPDGDVVVTNDHVRLGKKLFQANGLMNLGSILGNGSYFGVDLTADALELKAEFMREYYARQRGEDSFEALDDDERAAVADRVERELDADAPAGPVARYSAAEAYAHRRIRERYVDRYYRGSPERGIPSEFVGSADHAERIADFACWTAWLAHTDRPGSDHSYTNDWPYVPGTGNRPTGQVLVWSTISVVLLIAGGGVGVWAYHAFDFAEPTTDVVDVPTPDAVSITPTQYAAAWYVPVAGALFVAQTLVGALLAHYYVERTGFYGIEEVLGIDVVSLLPFSVGRAWHVNLGILWITTLWLGGGLFLPGLFSDRDPPRQAAGATALLGVLVLATLGAFAGVWLGTRGAFGSPEDGERWWWLGSEGLEYLEVGRVWKLGLLGGFAGWTWLVLRGVRQLDEPATGLGHFMTYAGGSIALMFAASMLYTPETNMAVTEFWRWWVVHMWVEGVFEFFVTAVISAAMVSMDLLEKGDAETAILFEVFAIMAAGIVGVSHHYWWVGLPDFWVPLGTTFSTLEFVPLVFVLYRSLGEYRSLRAQGESFPYALPLLFILGSSVWNFVGGGVLGFFINLPVINYYEHGTYLTVAHAHTSLFGAFGLLALGLGTYILRVVTPEAAWDPRWFRGAFWLTNVGLVIMTVASLLPVGFVQLRTAYRDGYAAARSLEFYERDRIQTLLWARTLGDAPMILGALAFTVGAVRHLAAARQHLDRDGRLLGG